The region AGACTGGGACAGCGGCAAGGCAGCCATCCTGCGCGGCGATGCGCATGGCCTGGAGTGGATGAACATATAGCTCAAATCGAGCGTCGCCCTTATGCAAAGCATGTTGGGCAGTACCTTGTCGGCACCGGTTAATCATATTCTCGCAACGCGCAGTTCATTTTCCCGGCTTGCAATCCTCACATGCAGTGTCTTTAGTGCCTGCATCTTTACGATTCCACCAGCCTCCGCCCAATGCCTGATAGAGCGCAGCCGTGTCGCCGAAGCGACTGGTTTGAGCCTGGATGAGATTGATCACGGCCTGCTGGTAATTTTGTTCGGCCAGCAGCTGCGTTTGATAACTCACATTGCCTTCCTCGAATTGCTTGCGGGTGAGATCACGGGCCGATAGCATGGCTTGTTCCGTCCTCGATGCAGCCTTCAGTGTGTCGGCATCCGATTGTATGGTGTAAAGCGTATCGGCAACATTCTGCAGGGCGCTGATGACGGTGCCGCGATACTGGGCACCGGCCTGGATCAGCGCCTGCTCTGCCGCATGCGATCTGGCACGCAGCGTTCCGCCGTCAAAAATGGTCTGGGTGACACTGGCGGCCAGATTGAAGAATCCGCCCCCGCTGCGGAACATCCAGCTCGGGGTATCTGCCATTCCGCCCACATCGGCCGTTACCGCGAACTGCGGCAATCTGTTGGCAATCGCCACCCCCGCCTGTGCGCTTGCAAAATGCAGCTGTTCTTCCGCTGCACGGACATCGGGACGTTGCTCGACGATCCGGGAAGGCAAACTCAGCGGCAGCTCTTGCGGCAGATGCAATTCGGAAAGTTCGAACTTCTCTTCCACATCTTCATTCGGCAAATTGCCCGCCAAGGCGCGGATCAGGTCACGCGTTTGCTCCAACTGCTTCTTGAGCGGGATCAGCGCTTGCTCGGTCTGCGCCAGCGCAGATTCCTGCAGCGCAACATCCAGTTCGGAGACATCTCCCAACTGGAGCTGCTTCTTCACGATTTCCAGATTTTCCCGGTTGATGCCGACGATCTTGTCCATCGCTGCAATCTGGGCGCGCAAGGAAGCCTCCTGCACGGCGGCAGCCACAATATTTGAAGCCAGCGTGATATAGGTCGCCTCCAACTGAAACTTCTGCATATCCTTCTGCGCTTCGGCAGATTCAACCAGTCTTTTGTTGAGGCCGAACACATCCGGCACAAAGCCCAGGGATAATTGCGCGACATGGAAGTTGTAGTAAGCCGGTCCGTTGTACGGGGCAGGACCAGCGGGATTCGAATAGGTCTGAATAACGTTGCCATTGCCCTGCACTCCCGGCGAGTTTCCACCCATATTCCCGGCAAGTTTGTTGCGGGACGGAGAGTAGCCGGCACCGACAGTGGGATAGTAAAAGCCCCGTTGCGCAATGACATTTTCCTGCGCCTGTTTCAGTGCCGCTTGGGCAGCTTCTATATTGGGATTCGCTTTGAATGAGCGCTGGATCAAGGAATTGATCCGGGGAGATTGAAACAGCGTCCACCAGTCAAACGGGATATCCGCCTTGGTATTGAAGCGTTGCGACTCACCTGCCTGCACCGGTGCGGACGCTGTTGCTTCGGTTACTGCGCCGGTCGGTGCATAAGCGTTGGCACGGGGTGCATCCGGCCTCTTGAAATCGGGACCTACGGCACAGCCTGCTGCCAGAACAAGGGGTAGCAAAGCCAAGTACCGGCAGAGTCGGCCGGTATCGCCAGACAACGGAAATTTGCAGCTCTCAGGCCGAAATACGAATTTCATCGTGCTTCTCCCGAATCCACAGCAGTCTTGATCTCAGGCAAAGATTTACGCCTGGAGAACAAATCAATCAGCAAAGGCAGGATGATTAAGATCAGCACCGGCGCCAACAGGATGCCTCCCACCACCACAAGCGCGAGCGGTTTTTGTACCTGCGAACCTATCCCGGTTGAAAAAGCCGCCGGCAATAAGCCGACGCATGCCGCGCTGCATGTCATCATCACGGGGCGCAGTCTGGTATGGCAGGAATGAAGAATCGCCTGCGAGCGCCCCATCCCGGCCTCAAGCATCTGGTTGAAATAGGTCAGCACGATGATCCCTTCCATGACCGAGATACCGAACAAGCCGATAAATCCGATTGCCGCGGACACGCTGAACGAGGTGCCGGATAGATAGAGTGCAAAAATTCCGCCGATCAATGCCATCGGCATCACGCTGGCAGCCAGCAAGGTATCGGCAATCGAATTGAAATTGAAAAACAGCAGCAACAAGATGAGCCCCAGACTCAGGGGAACGACAATTTTCAGGCGCGCTATCGCATCTTCCAGCTGACCGAATTCACCCACCCATTCCAGCCGGTAACCGCTCGGAAGATTGACCTGTTCTGCCACTTTGCGTTGCGCTTCCATCACCGCACTGCCCAGATCGCGGCCGCGCACGCTGAATTTGATCGGTATGTAGCGTTCCTGTTTTTCCCGGTAGATGAAGGATGCGCCGGAAACCAGATTCACCTTGGCAACATCGGTTAGCGGAATCTGGACAACTCCGTTGCCGTTCGGATTTGGCGCGCCTATGGTGATGCGCCTGATCGAGGCCAGGCTTTGGCGATAATTGGGCGCCAAACGT is a window of Sideroxydans sp. CL21 DNA encoding:
- a CDS encoding efflux transporter outer membrane subunit, giving the protein MKFVFRPESCKFPLSGDTGRLCRYLALLPLVLAAGCAVGPDFKRPDAPRANAYAPTGAVTEATASAPVQAGESQRFNTKADIPFDWWTLFQSPRINSLIQRSFKANPNIEAAQAALKQAQENVIAQRGFYYPTVGAGYSPSRNKLAGNMGGNSPGVQGNGNVIQTYSNPAGPAPYNGPAYYNFHVAQLSLGFVPDVFGLNKRLVESAEAQKDMQKFQLEATYITLASNIVAAAVQEASLRAQIAAMDKIVGINRENLEIVKKQLQLGDVSELDVALQESALAQTEQALIPLKKQLEQTRDLIRALAGNLPNEDVEEKFELSELHLPQELPLSLPSRIVEQRPDVRAAEEQLHFASAQAGVAIANRLPQFAVTADVGGMADTPSWMFRSGGGFFNLAASVTQTIFDGGTLRARSHAAEQALIQAGAQYRGTVISALQNVADTLYTIQSDADTLKAASRTEQAMLSARDLTRKQFEEGNVSYQTQLLAEQNYQQAVINLIQAQTSRFGDTAALYQALGGGWWNRKDAGTKDTACEDCKPGK